From the genome of Phycicoccus duodecadis:
GGTCCTCGACGCCGAGCTCGGCGCGCAGCACCGACAGCTCGGTGCAGCCGAGCGCCACGGCCTCGGCGCCCTTCCCGACCAGGTGCGCGACCAGGGCGTCGAAGCGCTCGCGTGGCACGGGGCGCCCGGCCTTCACGCCGTCGTAGATGACGCTCATCACCTCGCGCTGCACCTCGGGGTCGGGCACCACCAGCTCGACGTCGGCCCCCTGCGCCGAGCGGGCGTAGGTACCGGCCGAGAGCGTCCCGTCGGTGGCGAGCACCCCCAGTCGCGCGAGGCCGGGCACGGCGACCCGGGCGGCGGCCACGGTCTCGTCGACGGTGTCGAGGACCTCGATCCCCACCGCGGCCCGCATCGCGTCGACCCAGACCAGCGCGGTGTTGCACGGGATCGCGACGAAGGTGGCGCCCGCGCGCTCCAGGGCCTGGACGTCAGCGACCAGCGCCGGCTCGGGGCTCTCGTTCTCGCCGCGCAGGAACCCGGTGCGGTCGGGGATGGAGCCGTGCTGCCAGACGAGGAGGTCGACGTGGTCCTGGTCGCGGTCGGCGTCGGTGAGCTCGACCACGCGGCGCAGGAAGTGCACCGTGGCGGCCGGGCCCAGACCGCCCAGGACCCCACCGGGCGCCCCGGGCACGGGCGGCCCGGGGTGGGTGCCGGCCGGCTCGAGGGGGTGGGGGGCAGGCTCGGCGGTCATCGGCGGTCCGTGAAGTACTGGCGGAACTTCCGCACGTGGTTGAGGTGGTAGATCGCGTTGTACGCCCGCCGCTGCAGGGTGAGGTCGGGGCCGTAGACGTTGGGGTCGCTGGCCCGGCCGGCCTTGATGAGCCCCAGCGCCTTCGCGCGCAGCGCCGGGTCGAGGACGTAGCGGCGGATGACCGAGCGCGGCACGAACGCGAACAGGTGCTCGCCGCGCGCGATGGTCAGGCCCTCCATCGGCTCGTGGCGCACCCAGTCGCGCACGTACCACTCGGTGACGTTGTGGCCGCCGGCCGTCACGTAGAAGTTCGAGCGCCCGAGCCGGACGTTGATCTCGAAGAACTTGTAGGTGCCGTCGCGACGGTCGTACTTGAGGTCGAAGTTCGAGAACCCCACGTAGCCGATGTGCTCGAGGAAGCGCCGTGCGTGCTCGATGACCTCGTCGGCCTCGGTGTTGACGATGACGCACGGGTTGCCGATGGCCAGCGGGTGGTGCTCCTCGAGCAGCACGTGCCCGACCGAGCCGAAGCGGACCTTGCCCTCACGGTCGG
Proteins encoded in this window:
- a CDS encoding aspartate/glutamate racemase family protein, which gives rise to MTAEPAPHPLEPAGTHPGPPVPGAPGGVLGGLGPAATVHFLRRVVELTDADRDQDHVDLLVWQHGSIPDRTGFLRGENESPEPALVADVQALERAGATFVAIPCNTALVWVDAMRAAVGIEVLDTVDETVAAARVAVPGLARLGVLATDGTLSAGTYARSAQGADVELVVPDPEVQREVMSVIYDGVKAGRPVPRERFDALVAHLVGKGAEAVALGCTELSVLRAELGVEDPLVVDSIDAVARATVLRAGGRLRA